The genomic window gagagagagagagagagagagagagagagagagagagagagagagagagagagagagagagagggagagagtgagtgagtgagagagagagagagagagagagagagggagagagagagagagatgagaaaaagaaagagaagaaagagagagacagagaggagaaaacacagaaagacgacataaagagatagagacagagagagaaaaaaataggcgaACTTGATATAATCTCTCTTAGAGGAAATACCGTCTTCcctcgaaaaaaacaaacaaacagaaaaacggaAGGTCATTCAAAAAGGACCCGAGAAGGAGGTTTCTTCCCGCGTCACGTTCTTGAAATTAACGAAGTCGTGGCTCAGGTATTTCCTTCTGCGTCGTGGACTCCGGCGCCCACGCTCCGGGGACGGAATGCGGGCGTGTTGCTTAAGGAGACATTCATTCCAGCAACAAACACGCATAcctatacacaaaaacaaacacatacacagtaacacacacacataaacagaaacatgcataaatagacaaacaagtatatatgtatgtatgtgtgtgtgtgcatgtatacacacacacacacatacaaacacgctcaaacacagacacacacacacttacacacacacacacatattacacacacacacacaaacacacacacactcatacgcatgtatgtatatgcgtgtgtgtgtgtatgtgtatacatatatatatatatatatatatatatatatatatatatatatatattacacacacagacacacacacacacacacacacacacacatatatatatatatatatatatatatatatatatatatattacacactcagacacacacacacacacacacacacacacacacatatatatatatgtatgtatgtatgtatgtatgtcgtctCGAAAACCTTTCATTTACAAGATAAAAATATTATGTCTCATGACTTAACGGCCTTAAGGCTCGTGGGGTGGATTGAATTTATTCCTCGGCTGAGTGTAAAGTGTAGCCATAAAAAACAGTTTtaacccattttttttattctataatctaATGAAAATAGCAGGTGGCACATTACAATGGAATTAATattagaaagaataaaagaaaatgactgGAATATTCGTTAACTAAATCAGTTCAAATCGACGGTTAACACTACATCCTCCTTTTGCCTACTAAATataagtcaataataataatacagataagtGAGACgaaacaaaagggagagagagagagagggagagagagagagagaggccagactTTGGGCTGACGGAATCATGGCGCCGTCTTAGTTATTACAAATCAGTTAATGTGGATTAAACATTTGTATTAATTAGCTTATTGAGTATCACAATCTTCCATTTCCGGGCAAAAGAAGTCTTTTAATACCCGATACTTAACATAACTGCCTGTGAGAGGAGATCAGAAACCTGTCAGAAAAACGGTTATGACTATTTGCCTACTTCCCTCCGCCGCATACAGATCATTGCTATAATTTATAACACTAAATTTTCCTGTCTTCAAAATAAAGATGCGTAAATAAACTTTCCGGTGGGGTTTGGTAATTCTATGTGGTACATCTTTACAATTTTAACCaatgcaccttttaaatgtcgaGTCAATATcgatctagacacacacacacacagacacacacacacacacacacacacacacacacgcgcgcgcgcacatatataattttcttcttttattttaacagccattcaccccactgcaggacataggcctctcttaattttactattgagaggttatttggcagcgacatccttgcttgattggatgcctttcctaaccaACCgtaccgtggttcggcgcgctagaacttgtgccacggcgttgacttcctctacgatacctgcgtttaacttctcaaggcaatatgtcgttttctcgggttcgagccagcagtcataaCACagccatttttacaactgccgcggtgGGGAATAAAACTTGGAACCCcaagggtcggagaccagtgctctaaccactggacaatcgcggcagtcatatatgcatgcatatatatatatatattttatttatttatttttttttttacagccaatcattccattgcaggacataggcctctctcaattcactgttgagaggttatatatcagtgtcacctttgtctgattgagtgcccttcctaatcaaccgcgggtcagcgcgctaacgcttgttccacggcggcgacattcccctacacacacacacacacacacacacacacatatatatatatatatatatgtgtgtgtgtgtgtgtgtgtgtgtgtgtgtgtgtgtgtgtgtgtgtgtgtgtgtgtgtgtgtgtaatatctatctacacatttatatcatatattaccaaTGGAGAAGATTAAACTGCAAAAACGCACACGCAAGTTACATTCACAGAGTTAACGTTTATTACTTTGTCCTGTCAGATTGTGATGGCGATGTCAACACACAGCCACGCGTGAGACTGAGCAGgtgcagacacacgcgcacaaaaaAGAACTCACAGATAAAGATGTACATGTAAAAGGCTTATACGCATGACCTGACAGACAAAAAGAATAGACatccaaaataaacaaacaaacaaacacacttacatgaACTCCGtactacacatacaaatatagaaaacatatttataacaataatagaagcaATCAAATAAACTCAGTGATACAGACGCGCTCTCACACAAGGTCTACTTAAATGCTCCTATAGAACTTGTTCTCATACACAAGATATACGCGCGGAATCATGttgtgaaacaaaaacaaagcaaaaacacaaTCTGACCGCCTCAGGACGCCAATTCTTACAGAGGGTCTGGTGACAAACACGCTGGCATGTGACACTGTGTCATGGTCGCGGTTCAGTAGGCTGGGAATGTGTCATCCTAGTACTTGTGACACTCTAAAACCTACCATTCTTGCAGTGTTGTCCTGGTAGATGGTATTCTGCCATAGTAAATCTCTGACAGCCTAGCTCCGTACTAGTGTCACGCCGGCCGTGGCACCCTGGTAGTTTGTCGTCTGGCGCTCTTCCGGTGGCAACTTGGTGTCAAACTTGCAGTGTGTCACCCTCTAAGCGTGTAAATTTGATGTCACCCTTCTAGTGTATCCATCTGGTAGTGTGTCACCTTAGTGACAGCCATGTAGTGTGTCATTCTGTTAGCATATCATATTGACAGTGTGTCACCCCAACAGTGTGTCACCTTAGTCACTATTAGTATATCATCTTCGTGTCACCTTGGAAGTATGTCATGCTTCCCACTGTGCCAGTATGTCACTCACAATCTGAAAATGGCATGCCTGTCACCCTGTACTGATAAATTTCCATCCTGGATTCACCTGTTCATACCTTCTACATCAGCAAACAAAACAGGCCGATTGAAAACACATACGTAACCAGCAAGAGATAAGCGTTATcggaggacaggggagggacgCTGTGATAAAAAGGACATGACAGACTCACGTCGCGCTGGAGTTCTGTTTCGCTGAAGCAGGCGGTGAAGGTGGAGAGGACGAGAGACATTCCCTGAAGGTGTTGGTCTGGCCACGAGGGAACAAGCACTATGTAAGTGCGGTGTGCATTCGAGGAGAGAtgaacatgcgtgtgtatgtttgtgtttgtgtgtgtgtgtgtgtctgtgtgtgtgtgtgtgtgtgtgtgtgtgtgtgtgtgtgtgtgtgtgtgtgtgtattatacatacatgtgtatatatatatttatatataatatatatatatatatatatatatatatatatatatatatatgtgtgtgtgtgtgtgtgtgtgtgtgtgtgtgtgtgtgtgtgtgtgtgtgtgtgtttgtgtgtgtgtgtatatatataatataatatatagatgtatatatatacatatgcatatgtgtgtgtgtgtgtgtgtgtgtgtgtgtattatacatacatgtgtatatgtatatttatatataatatatatatatatatatatatatatatatatatatatatgtgtgtgtgtgtgtgtgtgtgtgtgtgtttgtgtatgtgtgtgtgtgtgtgtgtgtgtgtgtgtgtgtgtgtgtgtgtgtgtgtgtgtgtgtgtgtgcgtgtgggtgtatatatataatatatatgtatatatatatatatatatatatatgcgcatatatatacatatacgtatgtgtgtatgtgtatatatatgcattataaatacatatatacatatatgtgtatacatttatataattttttatatatatgtatatgttatatgtatgttatatatatatatatatatatatatatatatatatatatacacacacacacatatatgcatatatatgttatatatatgtgtgtgtgtttatatatatgtatgtatgtatatatatacatataattatatacctgtatacagatatatatatatatatatatatatatatatatattatatatatacatatattctgtaataggtttgccactcaggtgtcgtatcgtgagtatgaagaggtagactaacacactcgtgaagaatttcatctttattttagacGTTTCGACggtataaactagacctccatcatcagtaaactgtcaacaGAACCATTAAAAAATCAATTAGACAATAATTGATATGAATACTAGGCtccaaaacaaattataaatacgcaagataaatgagaacaatatatacatagaagtaatgaaagcataaaaaagaacgacatataatataatataaacatataaatggaatgacataacATATTTACAACGAAACAAAAGACTATTATAATcaaaaaggtacaaaactaaccaaagtggggtgttggtgagagggaaggcctatcgggtaaataaggttgttgcggtggttgtgttgttgagttcgggtttcatcttctgtatgaataaggattccgagatgataaggccttgacgggaggaatgggaagataaaatactgggtaattatttagtaacagtaattTTGGTTGCTTCCTcatttcaaaacttaaactacccatgtacggcagtttaacgtatctatgtttttttgttttttttaacagtcggggcaatgggttggtttgagaatattttatcaactaagaacaatgggtacccattatttgAAAAGGATTCTTTCAGAAAATTCATTGCGTCATGAAAAGTTTaccagttgctacacaggttatatgctcgagtCATTAAAGTtttgatgctgttaattttgtataaatatggaatgtagttaaggaagtgaagtccgaggccagtgaaggttggctttcggtaaatgcttttatggaaggtgccattgttataggtaATTAGCGTGTCCAGAAATGGTAATTGATTGTTTTCCAGCATCTCACAACACATGATGCTCGGGTGTATCGAGTTTAGATAGTTAAGAAAAAGGTTTACATGTGAGGggtgtttaaaaaggagaaaagtctcatcgatgtatcgacgataatgaacgggtttaaattcaggcggacattgttcaagccagttctgttcgTGATAGCAAAGGAAAGAATTTGCGTTGGAAATGCCTAATGGGGAACCCATCGCTACACCGTCTGTTTGACTGTATAAGCAATCATCTAACGTAAAAACCGAGTGATGGGCTGCAATCTCAAGTAATTTTTTAAAGTTAGTTTTTGATAGGCCAAATTCGTTGAGATGTGTGCTGTTCAGATTGTTGACTATTAAGTCTGTGGTTTCATGAAGGGCATCATTAGTGAACAATGATTCAACATCGAAACTTGCCGTGGTGATGGATCGATGAAGTTTAAGGGATGTAATTGCATTTACAAAGGTAGTAGAAATTTTAATTGTGTACTGATTGGTGGTGTGAGGGGATATGATAGAAACCAGAAATTTTGCAGTGTTATAGTTAAAAGTACCAATTGAAGAGATAATGGGTCTAAGAGGAATGTTAGGTTTATGAACTTAGGGAAGTCCATAGAGTAGACCTGGTCTAGAGCCAGAAGTCATAAGAATATTGTAAGTATTTGCATTAATGGATGCTTTGATGGTACGGAGTAATCTTTTTAACTTGTCTTCTAGATATAATAAGTGAGTTGATACCTCAGTAGTGATTCGTTTGAATTTTGTACACTGAGAATGTTCATGATCTTTTGTTTATAGTCACACTTGTTTAAAATGACAACGCCCTGTCCTTTATCTGGTTTAGTAATTAGTATTGTTCTGTCATTCTTAGGTGTCTGTAGAGGGGACATGAGTGTTTCTGAATCACGTGCCTGTTTAACCTGACGTGAGAATTACGTGAAAGGTTTGTTGGCTATCGTGGTGATATTGTTGGTGACGTTGTTAAAGTTGTTTTTAAAGATATTACAAGTTTTGAGATTATTAGACAATTTTTCAAAATACAAATGGAACTTGTGAAAGGTTATTTTAGTTGGGGGCAAACAGTAACCTAAGCCAAGAGATAGTACATGTTTTTGTTCATCAGTAAGACTTTTGTCTGAGTAATTGAATATAACTTTATCCTTATTCACTTTCTTCTGAACATCAGTTCTTAGATTCAAAAGTGTTTTGTTATGGATGGTGTCATCTTCACGTAGTCTGTTGTCTACATTACTTTTGATTAATCTGGAAATACAGATGAAGTCCAGAGGAAATAATCCAGATTTTAACAGAGATAGCTGGTCATTCAGTTTTTTAGTGTTTTacagtttacatttttttttttcttgtgtacaAGGTGATTTCCCGGTTCAGAAGTACACAACACCAAGAACGATACGTCTGGGTATGTGGAAACAAGGGGTTGTGAACACAGGAATTGACAAAATTAGGTGTTACATCATAATTTTTACAAAGATCAAGGAAACGGATGTCTCTCTGCAACTTTCTCGAGCGGTAGGAAAGCTTCCCGGTTCTTCTGAAGGTGTTGAGTGTCGTCCTGTCATACTTGTTTCTGATAtatgtcattccatttatatgtttatattatattatatgtcgttcttttttatgctttcattacttctatgtatacattgttctcatttatcttgcgtatttataatttgttttggaACCTTGTATTCACATCAATTATTGTCaaactgactttttaatggttctgttgacagtttactgatgatggaggtctagtttataccttcgaaaCGATGAAATTCTTCTAGAGTGTGTTAGCCTAcctcttcatatacatacatacatacatgcatttatatatatatatatatatatatatatatatgtgtgtgtgtgtgtgtgtgtgtacacctgtaCATATAGATGTTTAACCACCTACTCCTCCTGCAGGAAAATCATTGGTTTTTTCTGTCTCCTGCTTGCGCTCGTGTCCATGGGGAGAGTCTACTGCGCCCCTGCAGGAGACCTCGGGGCTTCTCCGTTGCCCCCAGAGACACTCATGGCCAACCTCAAGACCAGACTCAAGCTCATGGCCGAAGACGAGGTCACGTATCGAGCCACGAGGACGGAAGGGGAAGACCACCCGAGGAACTGGCTGGACAACCTCATTACGCTGCTTCACTTGTTGGGCGTTTCGGACGAGGACATGGCCGCAGTAAGTTCTTCTCTAACAgtgttggtaatggtggtgaCATAATGACGGTGGGGATGGTGCTGGTGCCGCTGCGACGGCCATTGCTGAGGaaggtgatgctaatgatgatcttgaagacaataatgatgataacgataaagaaactgataacaacgataacgatgtttgtaatgataatgataatgataatggcagtaatgataatgatagtaatgttaataataatggcagtaatgctagtgatagtaatgataatgataatgatatagcaataatgatgataacagtgataataaaaataatagtgtaatgataaacataatgctaatgatattaatgataaaagtaacacacacaagcacacacaatactgtgtgtatttaaatatctatatctctatatatttatatatataatataaatacatatatataatatatatatatatatatatatatatatatatatgtgtgtgtgtgtgtgtgtgtgtgtgtgtgtgtgtgtgtgtgtgtgactacttatctatctatctgtatgcatatgtatatatatatatgtatatacatatatatacacatacatatatatgtatatatatgtatatatatatgtgtgtgtgtatgtatgtatacgcacacatatatgtatatgtatgtatatatatgtgtgcgtgtgtgtatcaatagattcacgcatatatatatatatatatatatatatacacatatacataaatatatacatatatatatacatatatatagatagatatatacacacacatacatatatacatatatctatgtatatctatatatgtatatgagcttatacatgtatctgtatttacGCATACAAGTATATAAGCAGAAACCTATTCCATGTGCCGAAATCTCGCTCGTCTTTCAGTTCTTGGACGCCGTAGTGCAAGGAGTGGAGGATATTCTGGCTCAGCTTCCTCCTCAGGAACTCATGGCGTGAGTCAGACACGTGTTCTTAAAGGCTGTACGGAGGCCCGCTGTGGGGgtgtagatacgtgtgtgtgtgtacgttatatatatatatatatatatatatatatatatatatatatattttttttttttttttttttatatatacatatagatagagagagagagagagtgagagagagagagagagagagagagagagagagagagagagagagagagagagagagagagagagagagagagagagagagaaagggagagagagagagggagggagggaggagagagagagagagagagagagagagagagagagagagagagagagagagagatagagagagaaagggagagagagagagggagggagggagagagagagagagagagagagagagagagagagagagagagagagagagagagagagagagaaagagagagagagagaaagagagagagagagagagagagagggaaagagagagagggagagagaaagagagagagagagagagagagagagagagagagagagagagagagagagagagagagagagagagaaagggaaagagagacagggagagagaagagagagagagagagagagagagagagagagagagagagagagagagagagagagagagagagagagagagagagagagagagagagagagagagagagagagagggagagagagagagagagagagagagagagagagagagagagagagagagagaaagggaaagagagagagggagagagaaagagagatagagagagagagagagagagagagagagagagagagagagagagagagagagagagagagagagaaagggaaagagagacaggagagagagagagagagagagagagagagagagagagagagagagagagagagagagagaaagagagagagagagagagagagagagagagagagagagagagagagagggagaggagagagagagagagagaagagagagagagagagagagggagagaaagagaaagaaagaaagaaagagagaaagagggagagagagagagagagaagagagagagagagagagagagagaaagaaagagagatagaatgagaaagagagagaggggggggagagagaaagagagagaagtgagagagagagagagagagagagagagagagagagagagagagaagagagagacagacagacagacagacagatagacagacaaacagacaaacagacagagaaagagagaaaatgagatagaaagagagaaagagagagagagagagaagagagagacagacagacagacagacagacagacagacagacaaacagacaaacagacagagaaagagagaaagtgagatagaaagagagaaagagagagagagagaaagaaagagagagagagagaaagaaagagagagagagagagagagagagagagagagagagagagagagagagacagatatacagacagacagatagacagacaaacagacaaacagacagagaaagagagaaagtgagatagaaagagagaaagagagagagagagaaagagagagagagataaagaaagagagagagagagagagagagagagagagagagagagagagatagagagagagagagagagagagagaatgaacatcaAATTGAGTGAGATGGTCAAATGCTTTTAGACAATTCGGGAGCAGTTTCAAAATTTGATATCGAAATGGAGTTTTATCGGACATTTTTTGCAATacgattttgttttattcatcaaAGAATGTTGTTTTCACCCCGTATAAACATTTACAGGGTAGTAATCCAAAAGCAGTGAATTTAAGAATGCACATAAACTGACACGCAAGCTCtctaacgcacacacgcacacacatgtatcaatattaatacatacgtatatgtatatatgtatatgtgcgggcttatatgtatgaatatacatatgcacacacacacacacacagacacacatacacacacacacacacacacacacacacacacacacacacacacacacacacacacacacacatacacacacatatatatgtatatatatagatatatgtatatacttacacacacacacacacacacacacacacacacacacacacacacacatatatatatatatacatatatgtgtgtgtgtgtgtgtg from Penaeus chinensis breed Huanghai No. 1 chromosome 24, ASM1920278v2, whole genome shotgun sequence includes these protein-coding regions:
- the LOC125038317 gene encoding uncharacterized protein LOC125038317: MKIIGFFCLLLALVSMGRVYCAPAGDLGASPLPPETLMANLKTRLKLMAEDEVTYRATRTEGEDHPRNWLDNLITLLHLLGVSDEDMAAFLDAVVQGVEDILAQLPPQELMAVEMAAGDILGMLQSGELDLERLQVDINIIYTLMWPYVNEDLKPTLQFIIDLILWLLSQQGRGISSSLGLPLVRDHLARARRSV